In one window of Dehalococcoidia bacterium DNA:
- a CDS encoding DegV family protein, whose protein sequence is MVTDSTSDLPTELARALEITVVPLTVSLKKESYLDGIDLTADQFYDKLRQSDVLPTTSQPSPADFIGVYQDLQAKGEGIVSIHISQKLSGTYNSALLGRTAVQKTSRIEVIDSLSCSMGLGLVVIQAARLAKSGASIDQVVEATNKAIDRAHFFGTVDTLEYMHKGGRIGKAQALLGTLLSIKPILCVRDGEAHPYGKERTRKKAINRVFEIVQGYKAIRDITVLHSTAPDEAAALTERLVPVVGRDKIIQSRIGPVIGSYLGPGTIAVGILEGAD, encoded by the coding sequence ATTGTAACTGATAGCACTTCCGATCTCCCCACTGAATTGGCACGGGCGTTGGAAATAACGGTTGTTCCGCTTACGGTAAGCCTCAAAAAAGAGAGCTATCTTGACGGAATAGATCTGACGGCCGATCAATTCTACGACAAACTCAGGCAAAGCGATGTTCTGCCCACTACCTCTCAACCCTCTCCTGCTGACTTCATAGGCGTCTACCAGGATCTTCAGGCCAAAGGCGAGGGAATCGTTTCCATCCATATTTCTCAAAAGCTCAGCGGCACCTATAATTCGGCGCTCCTGGGGCGGACTGCTGTTCAGAAGACGAGCCGGATCGAAGTGATCGATTCGCTTTCCTGTTCGATGGGTTTGGGGCTTGTGGTCATCCAGGCGGCGAGATTGGCGAAATCAGGGGCCAGTATCGATCAAGTGGTCGAGGCCACAAACAAGGCAATTGACCGGGCGCATTTTTTCGGAACGGTTGATACGTTGGAGTATATGCACAAAGGCGGACGAATCGGCAAGGCGCAGGCCCTTCTGGGAACCCTGCTCAGTATCAAGCCGATTCTGTGTGTCCGCGATGGAGAGGCGCATCCATATGGAAAGGAGCGCACCCGGAAAAAGGCCATCAACCGGGTTTTTGAAATCGTGCAGGGATATAAAGCAATCAGAGATATCACCGTCCTTCACAGTACTGCCCCGGATGAAGCGGCTGCATTAACTGAAAGGCTTGTTCCTGTTGTGGGCAGGGACAAGATCATCCAGAGCCGGATCGGCCCGGTGATCGGAAGCTATCTGGGTCCCGGAACGATAGCCGTAGGTATTTTGGAAGGGGCTGATTGA